Below is a window of Ananas comosus cultivar F153 linkage group 9, ASM154086v1, whole genome shotgun sequence DNA.
TGGGATGATAATTATGCTGAATGGTTTAGTACTCTTCTTATTTGCTGTTGTTTATTGGATCTGATTTGGCTTCccatttttgagaaaaattggattttttctATGGTTTATGTTCATAGTTCTTCTTTAATATTGAGCATGAATGGCttaaatcaatttgttaaatttaTGTGGTTTCAACTTTCAAGGATGCACTCTTTGTAACGGTAACTATTATGCTATCATATAGCAATAGTCGACCAGGAGATCAAGTTCTGGAAAACAGCagttttgtgaattttagtaAACTGCATTTAATGTGTTTAGTCATCTATTATTGTTAATGGGATCTTCTATAGTTATCTTGTCTACCATTGTTAATGAAATCTTGTTTCATTTCCCCAACTTTAAGCCAAATTTGATATCGTGATTGTTGATGGTTTACGAGTTGCAGAAAGGAATTccctttctatatatatatatatatatatatatatatataaagcatgaATAACTTCATTTGAATTCTTTTATTTGTGCATTTTTGAGAATGCGCTAATTGTAACAACAATTATGCTACCACCATAGTGTGGGAGATGATTGCAAGATACAAGGTCTGGAATTGTTGACCTAATTTTAAgctaaatttgatttgattatgaTTTGTAATAGGAATTCCTCTTTTTGTTGTGTGGTGTCAACTTTCAAAAATGCACTAATTTTAATTGAGAGTTATTGTTATGCTACCATTTTGCAGGAGATGACTACAAGATCAAGGTCTGGAACTATAAGACCCACCGGTGCCTTTTTACGCTTCTTGGCCACCTCGATTACATCCGCACTGTGCAATTCCATGACGAATACCCGTGGATAGTTAGTGCAAGTGATGATCAAACAATTAGGATCTGGAATTGGCAATCTCGAACTTGCATCTCAGTACTAACTGGCCACAATCACTATGTCATGTGTGCTTCTTTCCATCCAAAGGAGGACTTGGTCGTCTCTGCTTCCTTGGATCAAACTGTTAGGGTTTGGGATATTGGGGCTTTAAGAAAAAAGACGGTTTCGCCAGCTGATGATATGTTGAAATTGAGCCAAATGAATGCTGATTTGTTTGGGGGAGTTGATGTGGTTGTTAAATATGTACTGGAAGGTCACGATCGTGGCGTCAATTGGGCTTCTTTCCACCCCACCTTGCCTCTTATTGTATCTGGAGCTGATGACCGGCAAGTGAAGTTGTGGCGCATGAATGGTACGTTTAAGAATCTCTTCTTCtgattgttttgtttttttttatctatcgGAGTATCATTATGTGCCGAATGTACTCTCACAAATTATTATTCCACTGTTGTCTTACAATATAATTTGGAAGACTTGTAAATTTGGCATGATATTTTTTGCCAAAGTTTGAGAGAATCTATTAAGGATAGTTTTAAACAATTCTTTTTTGTCGAATTCTTTGCAAGCTCTATATATATGACTTTTGTTTGACAACGAAAAATAATCTTCATTAACTTTtccttgttttcttttattaaaaaatagttgagTTTGCATTtaaagtgccgccccgtgccgtacggcatgAGGCGGCACGTACGGTATAGGGGGGGTCTCGAATCGCCCTTCGTGCCGCGGTACGCAGTGCCGTGCCGCACGAGACAGAGCGGCATGGCGCAGCGTGCCATGGCACAGTGCCGTGCCGGCActgtgctaatttttttttgcattttttttgtttttttttccttttgttttgttctttgggataTCCAAAATATTCTGGGTACTTGATGCCCTCCCAAAGacattgcaaatcgaaaatttacttattatgtaagccaaaaaaattataatttaatttttttgtttatcaatatacggaCAAAAGATTTGTCCGAGCCCTCTACTTCCACCACagatatctattttttcttcacaaattattttatcaaaacttGTTGCACCGCgaaatttttggcgaattaagggaacaaaatcgaactcaataaacaaattttgagccacatcaaacataaaagtttatttttgcgctagaagattgaaaatactgataaaattaaaagctaaattaaatcaattgatacttaaatttatttaatttatttgtcatataatttattgcttaatttttttgatagatctactaaattttttcaagaaaaaattaattaaaaaaataattttttcaaatactttttaaaataaaattttaaaataatttttttgtattttataaaagaaagactgtaatatagtcaaaagaaaaaaagatatctttgcattttaaaaattctaacttgtaaaaatttctattttgcatcaggtataattgtactttacatacaaaaacttacaaatatgttaattaatgagtatagtaagttatacatagcaaatatttataattatttgattaaatctttcaaaatagcaTTATAAGAActtattggaacaaaaaaagCTGAAATAAGTCCATATCAAatcgtgccagtaggaggtcatgagTATCCATCGGCACACAAGCGTATCATGTGTCGGCACGGAAGCATGccgatgccgtaccgtgccaggcagaCAGCGGCACGCCCCTGTGCCATGGCACTTTAAATCTTGGTTTGCAAACTGACTTTGAGTAACAAAGAAAGTAAATCTTTAACCAATAGAGCATAAAGAAagcgaaaagagaaaaacatgaAGAATGGAAAACGTGCCCATAGATATTCAGATATCTTTGCTTGGGTTCAAATGGTACACGGGAGAATGCAAACCTTCGAACATACAGAGAAAACCAAAATAGCAATTGAATTATTAGCATCGTGATGTTTTAATTTAGTTTGGAgatattctagaatttttttacCTTGTCACTCGCTAAAAGTAGAATAAATTGTATGAGATTCTATCTGTTTTCTATCTGCTATATATTAGTCCGGGCAACATAGGAATCAGTCAATTACACTAACCCTTGCTATTCTTCGTGTACAGATACGAAGGCTTGGGAAGTGGACACACTGCGTGGCCACATGAATAATGTGTCCTGTGTAATGTTCCACGCTAAGCAAGATATCATCGTATCCAATTCTGAAGACAAATCCATCCGCATATGGGATGCAACAAAACGAACAGGTATACAAACTTTCCGCCGCGAACATGACCGTTTCTGGATTCTTGCTGCCCACCCTGAAATGAACCTTCTTGCTGCCGGTCACGACAGCGGCATGATCGTATTTAAATTGGAAAGAGAGCGCCCTGCTTTTTCGTTGAGTGGTGATACTTTATATTATGTAAAAGATCGGTTCTTGAGGGTATATGAGTTTTCAACTCAAAAGGACACACAAGTGGTTCCTATAAGAAGGCCTGGGTCGGTCTGCTTGAACCAGGCACCGAGGACATTGTCATACAGCCCTACAGAAAATGCTGTTTTAATCTGTTCTGATGTTGATGGAGGATCATATGAGCTCTATATTGTACCTAAAGAAGCTGCGGGAAGAGCTGATTATATCCAAGAAGCTAAAAAAGGAGCTGGTGCTTCAGCTGTGTTTGTAGCTCGAAATAGGTTTGCTGTTCTCGAAAAGAGCAATAATCAAGTGTTGgtgaaaaatttaaagaatgaAATTGTGAAGAAGAGTGCACTTCCCTTTGCGACCGATGCAATTTTTTATGCTGGAACAGGAAGCTTGCTGTGTAGGGCGGAGGATAGGGTGTTAATTTTTGATCTTCAGCAAAGAATGGTTCTTGGTGAACTTCAGACACCAGCAGTCAAGTATGTAGTTTGGTCCAGTGATATGGAATCTGTTGCTCTTTTGAGCAAACATGCTATAGTTATTACTAATAAGAAATTAGTACACCGGTGCACACTTCATGAGACTATTCGAGTTAAAAGTGGTGCCTGGGATGAAAATGGTGTCTTTATTTACACAACCTTAAACCATATCAAGTATTGCCTTCCTAATGGGGACAGTGGGATCATAAAAACTCTAGATGTCCCTATTTACCTAACTAGGGTCTCTGGGAATGTTATCTATTGCCTGGATCGAGATGGGAAGAGTAGGGTTATCTCAATTGATGCTTCGGAGTACATTTTCAAGCTTGCCCTTCTAAGGAAAAGATATGATCATGTGATGGGTATGATAAAGAACTCTCAACTATGTGGACAGGCTGTTATTGCTTATCTTCAACAGAAAGGGTTTCCTGAAGTGGCTCTCCATTTCGTCAAAGACGAGAGGACTCGATTCAATCTGGCTGTTGAAAGTGGTAATATACAGATTGCCGTTGCTTCTGCAAAAGAAATAGATGAGAAGGACTATTGGTACAGGCTTGGTATTGAGGCTCTAAGGCAGGGGAACACTAGCATTGTGGAATATGCTTATCAAAGGACAAAGAACTTTGAGAGACTATCTTTCTTGTATCTTGTGACCGGTAACATGGATAAGCTATCCAAGATGCTTAAGATAGCGGAGATTAAGAATGATGTAATGGGTCAGTTTCACAATGCCATGTATTTGGGTGATATTCGCGAACGGGTTAAAATCTTGGAAAATGTTGGTCATTTGCCTCTTGCTTATGTCACTGCTGCCACTCACAGGCTTAATGAAGAAGCCGAGCGGCTTAAAGCTGAATTGGGTGATAATGTCCCCTCTATACCTGAAGGAAAAACCTCTTCGCTTTTAATGCCACCACTACCTCTCATGTGTAGTGGGGATTGGCCATTACTAAGAGTGATGCGTGGTATTTTTGAAGGTGGATTGGATACTTTAGGAAGGGCGGGAcatgacgaagaagaagaggaagctgATGGTGCTGAGTGGGGTGATGCTGAACTGGATATTGCTGATGTGGAAGGCATGATACAGAATGGTGATGTAACAGCAGAAGCCGATGAGGATGAAGTGAACGAAGAGAATGATGAGGAAGGAGGATGGGATCTAGAGGATTTGGAATTACCGCCTGAGCTAGAAACACCAAAAGCTTCTGCTAATTCTCGTTCTACTTTGTTCGTGGCCCCCACACCTGGCATGCCTGTGAGCCAAATCTGGACCCAGAAATCCTCCTTGGCAGGTGAGCATGCTGCTGCTGGAAATTACGACACTGCCATGCGCTTACTTAGCCGCCAATTGGGTATTAAGAATTTTGCCCCTTTGAAACCACTATTTTTGGATCTATACACGGGCAGCCACACATACCTTCAAGCTTTTGCTACTGCTCCAGTTTTCTCTCTTCCTGTTGAAAAAGGATGGACTGAATCTGCTAGCCCTAATGTTAGGAACCCGCCAGCACTTGTGTTCAAATTCTCACAAATGGACGAAAAGCTTAAGTTAGCTTATCGAGCCACCACTGAGGGAAAATTTCCAGAGGCTCTTAGGCAGTTCCTTAATATTTTACACACTATGCCACTCATTGTGGTGGATTCAAGAAGGGAAGTTGATGAAGTGAAGGAATTGATTGAGATAGCGCGAGAATATGTTCTTGGATTGAAGATTGAAGTGAAAAGAAAGGAAATCAAAGACAATGTGGTCAGGCAACAAGAGTTGGCAGCTTATTTCACCAATTGTAAGCTTCAAAAGATTCATATGAGGCTCGTTCTTACGAGTGCTATGACCATATGCTTCAAAGGAGGGAATTATGCGACTGCAGCTAATTTCGCGAGAATGCTTCTAGAGAATAGTCCGAGTGAGGCCCAAGCGAAGAAGGCAAGGCAGGTGCTTCAGGCTTGTGGAGATAAGAAAGATGCTAATCAGCTCAATTACGATTATAGAAATCCCTTTGTTGTTTGTGGGGCTACTTTCGTTCCAATCTACCGCGGCCAAAAGGACATTTCCTGCCCATATTGTGGGTCCCGCTTCATGCCAGCCATTGAGGGGCAAATCTGCACTGTTTGTGAGCTGGCGGTGGTGGGTGCTGATGCGTCGGGTCTTCTCTGTTCCCCTTCCCAGTCAAGATAGTCGTGAGGAGGTACTCATTTTATCTCATGATCCATCTTTCCTTTTATTGATAATTAGGATAAAGACTATTATGTTATATCTTGTTCCGTACCTTAATGATTGTGTGGTTAAAGGTAAAGCAATAATAAGAATAGGAAATGTTATAGTTGGGTGTTTTTTGCTCGGTTTATTTTTGGCGCCTATTAAATGTAGGGTTTCGGTTAATTCTTGCAGATCTTTTTGTCACATGAGACAGTGTAAGAGATTCTATTTGCTTCAGAATTCGcagttttatatttatttatagagtTGTGCAGGGTTCTTTCTGGAGCCTTTATTGGTTGGCAAAATCTTGTTTCTTCTATGCATCTTGCACCTGAACCATGAAAGTGTTGTTTGAGTCATCGTATTCATTATCATTAAGTCTAATCTGCGCCACTGCTACAGTATTTTGTTTGAGAAAATATAAATGCTATTTGACaaagtgtagagctactatgctttcGGAAGTATAAAACAGTTAGTGTTTTCGATGTTTTGGCCATTGGATCAAGGATTGTAATGGATCAagattttaagtgcccgtcaGTACGGGCCGTATTCACCGTGCAGTACTGTGCCAACAAGATTTCGGTACGATACAGACCTCGTttcgatggcacagctcaaaatcctctattctttaaatcagtaagtaattttttcaataaagttcaaaagatgtgataaaaagacataataaatagttagaatattttattgttaaaaaaaataaatattttatgctattatctgtcggcacacaagaatttttgaCTAGCACGTATGGGCACGGCTCGGCATGTACTGTGACGTACCGTGCCGACAAGTTTCCGGcgcgaccccgtgccacggtacttaaatccttgactGGGATGATAGTGGTACTTCTTAGAGTTGAGTGATCTcctaagggcccgtttggttcgagttatgtaatattacaaagtatctcgacatatccaggtatcttgaatttcggcgtgagattactactaatgctacattagagcgtttggtttaatacagtaatgtaatactagattacagtgtttatagcattaatatgtttggttcagtttataaaatttagtaatcctgacataaaagtatagttttttccaaaattgcccttgttgtggtgatttgaatattattttttgcggaaatgacgaatggagggaaggagatcgtgatgattacttgggaggacgacgcaatagaagatgataggtgttcgcgcgcgcgcgcgcgcgagagagagagagagagagagagagagagagagagacgtccagagagagagagcgagagaaagcggcgtgcgagagagagggccgggGGGAAGGTGAGATAGAGATggaaataatgctgttaattagatttggggttgttggagggtaaaattgtcattttacataatatgtagtattaacgggtttcagtaatgcaagatacacgaccccccttccgttaatattttcgatgtaattctgctcgatttgtaatcctacattaacgactagattacatagcggattaaccaaacatagttatcctggcaggattgcctgtaattctgccaggataactcgaaccaaacgcaccctaagggtaatagtatttataatttaaagatcggaaatgatcaaaggagttTATCCCAGGgctaaaaagttaaaagtactaactctcttatatttttgaaagtatagtagctccACTCTTCGATGAATTATATTTGTGCACATTTGATCTTTCCTCATATGATTACCCTATTCTTGAATAAGAGATTTTTCATTTAAATAATGAGTGAAAAACTCGGTGACGATTTAAATCCCAAAAGGAAAAGAACCATTTTGCTACTGCTATACAAATTTTCGGTTTGTTGGGTAAtttccattttcatgaattttctGTATTGCATAACCAGCGTTACCTCCAACTCGTTTGGGATagcaactttaaaaaaaaaattcttcaattTTAGTTTGCATGGAAATTTTTCGCTGTAAAccgatttataaaatatatgaaaaaataacctttttttttattacagtaaGATATTTAAATATCGTATATCAAAAATATCATGCGATATAATCTCTAATTTATAGGATGTATATTTATACATcggttttatttattgttttctctatttttccaCAAAAGGGGTGATGATAAACCCCTCGGAACCTTTCTGCTGCACCTGATGCACTATACACCAATTCtaaagataaatttttaaaacacttatgcataaaaagtaaattttaaaataataattttattttattttaaagaataaatttttaggCTATTTTGAAGAATTTTAAATGACGTTTAttgaaatataatttaaaaaaaaaattaatcactaCATATTAGGTggtatataactatatatatatatatacccacaCGCACCCACCTGGTTCGTATAATAggtttttttaacccttggcaATGCACAATTTCCAAATTTCAATGGCCAATTTTTAAATGAATCCTTCGACTATCACTTTTCCCCCACACCCGGTGTACAGGCACATCTTATATAGACCCATAAATTTGTATAATATAGACCTcgatttgattaattttatgtataattagcttctttttttttcctacaataACTATTGTAGAATTCTAATTAAGgtctattaaaataattttaaaattataatatattaggtGGTATACAAAAAGTAAGAAGCCCATGAACCATTTGCCAATTTTCATTGCAGTTTactttttggccaatttgcataaaaaattcacaagttttgagcttttgcaaaacttgatcacatttttcaattttactgATTCGAACTGAATTTTTTGCCATCGGACAAAAATtcccttattccttttctttctctcttcttttttctctctcttcttttttctccttcacCATTTTTTCCTCCGCCATCCGCTCTGCCCGGCGCCCGCTCCCCCCTGGAATCCTTCGGCCGCTCTTCGCCATGCTGTCCGCCAACCTCTTCCGCCCTCTCCCGCTACCCGCCTCCCCCTGCTACCGCCACCCCCCTCCTCCAGAATCCCTCCTCCAAGACGACGACTCCCCCGTCGCATCCCTCGCACCGCTGTGGCCACACCTCAGCATCGCCTACGACATCCTGTCGGCATCGATGTCAGGTGCGGACCATGCCTCCCTCCGTGAGCACGCCGGGCGTGGGTTCCTGTCCGGACTAGCGGTGTTGTTTGAGTTGGAGGACCTACGGGAGTGCGACCGGTTGAATGAGCTGCCCTCGCCCATCTCAAGATCGCCGTTCGAGTCCTACTCTCCGGCGAAGGAGATAAAAGCatccaaaaaatataattttttaaggtgtaaaaaatgatgtaatggtgtaaaaagGAGACCTAATTTTTCGCCCAATTTTACATCATTTAGGtaaaatttacattattttttttcttcttcctccaatttacactttttttttcttcctcttcttcctcctttcttctcctcctctctgaAGCCTACGAAGAAAGTGGGATGCAGGCCCCTGGCGGCAACGGCAGCGGAGCGGAGAAAGTGGGATGCAGCAGTAGCAATGGCGCAAGTGGTGACCGCGGCATCATGTGGTATGCGGGCCCctcgcggcggcggcagcggagcGCGGAGCGGCAGAGTGGAGAAGGTGGGATGTGGCAGCGGCAGCGGTAGCGACGTGGGTGGAAGGATCGGGGGGAGAGATCCGGGCGCGGTGGGGTTGAACAGAGAGGAGGGAAGGGGAGGCGGGGCTCGTAGTAGAGAGGTAGGCGAAcgcgagcgcggcggcggcgagggcgagcgCAAGCGCCGCGGGGAGGGTGCAGCAAAGGGCGCAGCGGCGGGTggcggaagaaaaaaaaatagcgaagaaaaaaaaaagaagagagagaaaaaaaaaagagagaaataaaaggAATATGGGTAATTTCGTCCGATGGCGAAAAATCCagcccgaatctgcaaaattgaaaaatgtggctcagttttgcaaaagctcaaaatttgtgaatttctTATGTAAATTGGCCTtacttttttttagtaattCAAACAATTCATGACCTATAAACGAAATGATAATATGTATAGAATTTCAGAGGCgaaagcatttttcttttttttttttaatttaattggtaTCCACTACTTTTACTTTAATTGTTGCTACTGATATTTTATTCTTAGCtatattgatattttattatttataattttttattttaataatatttattcgtCATAATGCGCTGATGTCTCCACTAGTATATATGTTCACCACTTCACCCAAAAGGCGAGAGGGTCTAGCTCATTTTTAAACCTGACAATTTCGACCTCGTAGATACCCACGGATTACCCGCAAATTTACGGGTATGAGTACTAattttttcaacccaaaaaattatggataaaaCAGATGGGTATCCATTAACTTGTAGGCATTTTGGGTAACCTACCCATGAGTACCcacacatatttttttaattaaaaaatatgttttcttaattaaaaatatatattttttatttattcatcttAAAAACtctaatcctaattttttatctatgatatattatgaattatttttgctttaagactttaaatatttttattgtatattatgatattttagatAATGAGTTATATTAggcttttaaataataaattatattacgtttttaaaacttatatatatatatatatatatgtatatatatatatacatatatatatatatatatatatgttaatgtAGATATACATTATGATATTAATAGAACTAGGTACTATATATCGTAGCTAGGAGCGCTCCATGCATCACAAGTTGTTTTGATGATAGTGCTTCCAGATGAAGATGCTCCGTTTAGAACTTGATCTACCTATTAAAAGTATATTAGAAACTAATTTCAGTAATTTTGCGATATATTCTCTAATCAAACAATAGTCTAAATTGaacctgaaaataaaatctcatggaaaaaataatgataaatcagattttaaattcaGATCAGGATATACTGATATACTCTACCAATAGCTGAAAAgattattctataaaattttcatcgcatttgatTGTTTGTACAAACGTTAAGCTCACAACATGCCAAtgggccattaaaattgtcaattttggagatcttttgatcaataGTCATAATTgtcgaaaaatatgaaattttttctaaatactttaatagtgtagatcaagtctaacggtaggatcgtcgatttggaagccgattcatcgaaaacaacttggagcATGAGGAGCTGCT
It encodes the following:
- the LOC109715796 gene encoding coatomer subunit alpha-3-like, which encodes MLTKFETKSNRVKGLSFHSKRPWILASLHSGVIQLWDYRMGTLIDRFDEHDGPVRGVHFHKTQPLFVSGGDDYKIKVWNYKTHRCLFTLLGHLDYIRTVQFHDEYPWIVSASDDQTIRIWNWQSRTCISVLTGHNHYVMCASFHPKEDLVVSASLDQTVRVWDIGALRKKTVSPADDMLKLSQMNADLFGGVDVVVKYVLEGHDRGVNWASFHPTLPLIVSGADDRQVKLWRMNDTKAWEVDTLRGHMNNVSCVMFHAKQDIIVSNSEDKSIRIWDATKRTGIQTFRREHDRFWILAAHPEMNLLAAGHDSGMIVFKLERERPAFSLSGDTLYYVKDRFLRVYEFSTQKDTQVVPIRRPGSVCLNQAPRTLSYSPTENAVLICSDVDGGSYELYIVPKEAAGRADYIQEAKKGAGASAVFVARNRFAVLEKSNNQVLVKNLKNEIVKKSALPFATDAIFYAGTGSLLCRAEDRVLIFDLQQRMVLGELQTPAVKYVVWSSDMESVALLSKHAIVITNKKLVHRCTLHETIRVKSGAWDENGVFIYTTLNHIKYCLPNGDSGIIKTLDVPIYLTRVSGNVIYCLDRDGKSRVISIDASEYIFKLALLRKRYDHVMGMIKNSQLCGQAVIAYLQQKGFPEVALHFVKDERTRFNLAVESGNIQIAVASAKEIDEKDYWYRLGIEALRQGNTSIVEYAYQRTKNFERLSFLYLVTGNMDKLSKMLKIAEIKNDVMGQFHNAMYLGDIRERVKILENVGHLPLAYVTAATHRLNEEAERLKAELGDNVPSIPEGKTSSLLMPPLPLMCSGDWPLLRVMRGIFEGGLDTLGRAGHDEEEEEADGAEWGDAELDIADVEGMIQNGDVTAEADEDEVNEENDEEGGWDLEDLELPPELETPKASANSRSTLFVAPTPGMPVSQIWTQKSSLAGEHAAAGNYDTAMRLLSRQLGIKNFAPLKPLFLDLYTGSHTYLQAFATAPVFSLPVEKGWTESASPNVRNPPALVFKFSQMDEKLKLAYRATTEGKFPEALRQFLNILHTMPLIVVDSRREVDEVKELIEIAREYVLGLKIEVKRKEIKDNVVRQQELAAYFTNCKLQKIHMRLVLTSAMTICFKGGNYATAANFARMLLENSPSEAQAKKARQVLQACGDKKDANQLNYDYRNPFVVCGATFVPIYRGQKDISCPYCGSRFMPAIEGQICTVCELAVVGADASGLLCSPSQSR